The Actinomadura sp. WMMB 499 genome includes a window with the following:
- a CDS encoding alpha-ketoacid dehydrogenase subunit beta: MTAETLTLGKAINTGLRKAMENDPKVLIMGEDVGKLGGVFRITDGLQKDFGEERVIDTPLAESGIVGTAIGLALRGYRPVVEIQFDGFVFPAADQIITQLAKMRMRSLGALELPIVVRIPCGGGIGAVEHHSESPEAYFTHTAGLRVVACSNPLDAFTMIQQSITSPDPVIFFEPKRRYWDKADVDVDSVASGWTAFDAARVVRPGEHATVLAYGPSVKTCLEAAAAAEEDGRSLEVIDLRSLNPLDMDAVAASVDRTGRCVVVHEAPVFNGYGAELAARVTERCFYRLEAPVLRVGGFSTPYPPSRLEDHYLPDLDRILDAVDRTFAW; the protein is encoded by the coding sequence ATGACCGCGGAGACCCTCACGCTGGGCAAGGCCATCAACACCGGCCTGCGCAAGGCCATGGAGAACGACCCGAAGGTCCTCATCATGGGCGAGGACGTCGGCAAGCTCGGCGGCGTGTTCCGGATCACGGACGGGCTGCAGAAGGACTTCGGCGAGGAGCGGGTCATCGACACCCCGCTCGCCGAGTCGGGCATCGTCGGCACCGCGATCGGCCTCGCCCTGCGCGGCTACCGGCCGGTCGTGGAGATCCAGTTCGACGGGTTCGTGTTCCCGGCGGCCGACCAGATCATCACGCAGCTCGCGAAGATGCGGATGCGCTCGCTCGGCGCGCTCGAACTCCCGATCGTCGTCCGGATCCCGTGCGGCGGCGGCATCGGCGCCGTCGAGCACCACTCCGAGTCGCCCGAGGCGTACTTCACGCACACCGCCGGGCTCCGCGTCGTCGCGTGCTCGAACCCCCTCGACGCGTTCACGATGATCCAGCAGTCGATCACGTCCCCGGACCCGGTGATCTTCTTCGAGCCGAAGCGCCGGTACTGGGACAAGGCGGACGTCGACGTCGATTCCGTCGCGTCCGGCTGGACGGCGTTCGACGCGGCGCGCGTCGTCCGTCCGGGCGAGCACGCGACCGTGCTGGCCTACGGACCGTCCGTCAAGACGTGCCTGGAGGCCGCGGCGGCCGCCGAGGAGGACGGCCGGTCCCTCGAGGTGATCGACCTGCGCTCGCTGAACCCCCTCGACATGGACGCGGTCGCCGCCTCCGTCGACCGGACGGGCCGCTGCGTCGTCGTCCACGAGGCCCCCGTCTTCAACGGGTACGGGGCCGAACTGGCCGCGCGCGTCACCGAGCGGTGCTTCTACCGGCTCGAAGCGCCCGTCCTGCGCGTCGGCGGGTTCTCCACGCCCTACCCGCCGTCCCGCCTGGAGGACCACTACCTGCCCGACCTCGACCGCATCCTCGACGCCGTCGACCGGACCTTCGCGTGGTGA